One part of the Tenacibaculum sp. 190130A14a genome encodes these proteins:
- a CDS encoding TolC family protein translates to MKTKIVLLATLFASLAGFSQKQWTLKECVDHALKNNITIKQNRLSVDIAKSDVKNAKGNFLPTLNASTGGNLNFGSTFDPVTNDRVSTSTFGGSANLRAGITVFNGYRNLNTYKQAKLGVESSKLDLEIIENDISLRVVNTYLSVLFAKENLEVARVQAENSKKQIERSQAQFEAGAIPKGDLLNVQSTAVTDAQNLVTQENNLNFTLLQLAQLLQVDSEGFDVQKLEIDKPSVAILYDNAGVVYKKALGNRPEIEKAKLDIKNSEYGINIAKSGYLPTVSFSGSIGSNYGFNLDLPAGFSNTSLFTQLDNNLGYGVGFSVNVPIFNGFKNDANVQRSKISKLVSETRLENQKLQLRQTIEQAYLDAKAAAKAYEAASISLEAQNEAFKNAQESYNYGAMTQFDYDQVRNRLVNAEGAAIRAKYDYVFKTKVLKFYFGESILD, encoded by the coding sequence TTGAAAACAAAAATTGTACTACTAGCCACTTTATTTGCTTCATTAGCAGGGTTTTCTCAAAAACAATGGACTCTTAAAGAATGTGTGGATCATGCATTAAAAAACAACATAACTATTAAACAGAATAGATTAAGTGTTGATATTGCTAAATCAGATGTGAAGAATGCAAAAGGAAACTTTTTACCAACTTTAAATGCATCTACAGGAGGTAATTTAAACTTCGGTTCTACATTTGATCCTGTAACGAACGATAGGGTTTCTACCAGTACCTTTGGGGGATCTGCAAATTTAAGAGCAGGAATTACTGTTTTTAATGGTTACAGAAACTTAAATACATACAAACAAGCTAAGTTAGGAGTTGAATCAAGTAAACTTGATCTTGAAATTATTGAGAATGATATTTCATTAAGGGTTGTAAATACCTATTTAAGTGTATTATTTGCTAAAGAAAACCTAGAAGTAGCAAGAGTTCAGGCAGAAAATAGTAAAAAACAAATAGAAAGATCTCAAGCTCAGTTTGAAGCTGGAGCAATTCCTAAAGGAGATTTACTAAATGTACAATCTACTGCAGTAACAGACGCACAAAATTTAGTGACTCAAGAAAACAATTTAAACTTTACCTTATTACAATTGGCACAATTGCTACAGGTAGATTCGGAAGGTTTTGATGTTCAAAAGTTAGAAATAGACAAACCCTCGGTTGCTATTTTATATGATAACGCCGGAGTGGTTTACAAAAAAGCATTAGGAAATCGTCCTGAAATTGAAAAAGCAAAATTAGATATAAAGAATTCTGAATATGGAATCAATATAGCAAAGTCTGGTTACTTACCTACAGTATCTTTTTCTGGTAGTATTGGAAGTAATTATGGTTTTAATTTAGATTTACCAGCTGGTTTTTCTAATACGTCTCTTTTTACTCAGTTAGATAATAACTTGGGTTATGGTGTAGGATTTAGCGTTAATGTTCCAATTTTTAATGGGTTTAAAAATGACGCTAATGTGCAACGCTCAAAAATTAGCAAGTTAGTTTCTGAAACGAGGTTGGAAAATCAAAAATTACAACTGCGTCAAACAATTGAACAAGCATATTTAGACGCTAAAGCAGCGGCAAAGGCTTATGAGGCAGCTTCAATCTCTTTAGAAGCACAGAACGAAGCATTTAAAAATGCACAAGAAAGCTATAACTATGGAGCTATGACTCAGTTTGACTATGATCAAGTACGAAATAGATTAGTAAATGCAGAAGGAGCTGCAATTAGAGCAAAATATGATTACGTCTTTAAAACGAAAGTATTGAAGTTTTACTTCGGAGAATCTATTTTAGATTAA